A single Candidatus Omnitrophota bacterium DNA region contains:
- a CDS encoding aspartate dehydrogenase, which produces MKSPQSTVHGPRSKPKIGIIGCGTIGSEIAKACLLRLNGAIELTAICDIDREKASALQKTLGGKVAILGIDGLIEKVDVVVEAASAKISGEILEKAVRSEKDLLVMSVGGLIGREPLLKEAAKKGVRLYIPSGAICGIDGLKSASVGKIDSVRLTTRKPLKGLAGAPYLKEKGIEIDSIKEETVIFEGNAKDAIRWFPQNVNVSAVLSLAGLGAEKTEVRIVTSPDYTKNIHEVEIRGSCGVIRTVTENVPSAANPKTSALAILSAIATLEGITKNIRIGT; this is translated from the coding sequence TGAAAAGTCCACAGTCCACAGTCCATGGTCCACGGTCCAAGCCCAAAATCGGAATCATCGGGTGCGGGACGATAGGAAGCGAGATAGCGAAGGCCTGCCTGTTGAGATTGAATGGTGCCATTGAGCTTACCGCCATATGCGATATAGACCGGGAGAAGGCGAGCGCCCTGCAAAAAACCCTGGGCGGAAAGGTGGCCATCTTGGGGATAGACGGGCTCATTGAAAAGGTCGATGTGGTCGTAGAGGCCGCCAGCGCCAAAATTTCAGGGGAGATCCTCGAAAAGGCTGTCCGCTCGGAGAAGGACCTCCTGGTAATGAGCGTGGGCGGACTTATAGGGAGAGAGCCGTTGCTGAAAGAAGCCGCAAAGAAAGGGGTCCGCCTCTACATACCCTCGGGTGCCATATGCGGTATAGACGGCCTGAAGTCCGCCTCCGTCGGAAAGATAGATTCGGTACGCCTCACTACGAGGAAACCGCTTAAAGGCCTGGCCGGGGCGCCTTACCTGAAAGAGAAAGGCATAGAGATCGATTCCATAAAGGAAGAGACGGTCATCTTTGAAGGGAATGCAAAAGATGCTATAAGGTGGTTCCCGCAGAATGTCAACGTATCGGCCGTATTGAGCCTCGCCGGACTAGGCGCGGAAAAGACCGAAGTCAGGATAGTGACGTCTCCGGATTACACGAAGAACATACACGAGGTAGAGATAAGAGGGTCCTGCGGGGTCATCAGGACGGTGACCGAGAATGTGCCTTCGGCGGCAAACCCGAAGACGAGCGCGCTCGCTATCCTGTCGGCCATAGCGACACTCGAAGGCATAACGAAGAACATCAGGATAGGGACATGA